ATCCGCTCGTTCGCTCCGGGCGGCGTCGGCTCCGCCGCCGGGCCGGGGTCGTCCGCCCGACCGCTCGTTCCGGGCTTCGCAGAGCCGGATCGGGTCGCATCGGGCTCCGCGGCCGCGGAGTCCTCGTTCTGCTCGGCGGCCTTACGACGCTCGTAGTCGGCGAAGATCTCGGTCTCGATCTCCTCGCGGCGAGCGGCCGGAGTGGTGTATTTCGACGATCGGGTGGCCCCCTTCGCGACGCGCAGCAGCATGACCGCTGCACCTACCGCACACACGGTGCCGGCGAGCACGACCACCGCGGCGAGGGGGTTGGTGTCGACGAAGAGCACGATGTAGCGATCGGGGATGCTGCCCGCCTCGGCGGCGTACGCAGAGTCGGTGCCCCCGGTGATCAGCGAGATCGCCGGGAAAGCGGCCAGGAGCCCGCCGACGGCGACCAGGATCGCGACGACTCGGAGGGCCCAGCCACGCACTGACAGCGCCGCGAGTATGCCCGCCAAGTAGACCAGCGCCAGCGGCGTGAGCCAGGGACTCCAGTCCCCGCCGTTGACCTCGAACGCGCGCTGCGGGGACAACCCGTCCTCGGCGGAGACGGTGGCCCAGGTCAGCCGGCTCGCACCCCAGAAGGCCGCTGCGGCCGCCGCCATCAGCAGTGCCGCGACGACCTGTCGGCGCCGGACGGACTTGCGGCGGATGGCCTCTACGTCAGGACCTGCCGCGGCTCCGGATTCGTCAGAGGTCATGAGTTCTCACCCACCCGTCGCATCGTCGAGGCGGCCGCGACCGCGTTGAGCACCGCGGTGGCCTTGTTACGCGCCTCGTTGTACTCGTACTCGGGCTCGCTGTCGGCCACCACACCACCGCCGGCCTGGACGAACGCCTTGCCGCGCGCGAGCAGCGCGGTGCGGATGGCGATGGCGGTGTCGGCGTTGCCGGCGAAGTCGAGATAGCCGACGATCCCGCCGTAGAGCCCGCGGCGGGTCATCTCGTGTTCGTCGATGAGTTCCATCGCCCGCACCTTCGGTGCGCCGGTCAGGGTTCCGGCCGGGAAGCACGCCGTCACGGCGTCGAGGGCATGCTTGTCGTCGCGGAGGGTCCCCGACACGGTCGAGACGAGATGCATGACGTGGCTGTAGCGCTCGATGTGCCGATAGTCGCTGACCTTGACCGTGCCGGGTACGCAGACACGTCCGAGGTCGTTGCGCCCGAGGTCCACCAGCATCAGGTGCTCGGCGTTCTCCTTCTCGTCCTCGATCAGGCCCTTGCCGAGCAGTTGGTCTTCCTCCTCGGTCGCGCCGCGCCAGCGGGTGCCCGCGATCGGGTGCGTGGTCGCCACCCCGTCGGCCACGGTGACCAGTGCCTCGGGGCTGCTGCCGACGATGGTGAACGGCTTGCGCGCGATCGCGTCGGGCGAGCCGGTGTCGCTGTGCTCCTCGGTGCCGGGCATCCGCAGGAGGTACATGTACGGACTCGGATTGGATGCGCGCAGCACGCGATAGACATCGAGCGGGTCGGCGTCGGAGTCCATCTCGAAGCGCATCGACGGCACGACCTGGAAGGCCTCGCCGGCCTCGATCTCGCCGACGAGATCGGTGACGATCTCGCTGTACTCCGCGAGCGATCGCTGCGCGGCGAACTCGGGCCGCGGGCGGTCGAAGGTCGACACCGTCGACGGCGCGGGTGCGGCGAGCGCTTCGGTCATCCGGTCCAGCCGGTCGAGTGCGTCGGCGTAGGCGTCCTCGACCCGCTCGTCGGAGCCGTCCCAGTTGACCGCGTTGGCGATGAGCGTGATCGTGCCCTCATGATGGTCGACCGCGGCGAGGTCGGTAGCCAGCACCATCATCATGTCCGGGAGGCCCAGATCGTCGACCGTGGTCTCGGGCAGACGCTCGAGCCGGCGGACCATGTCGTAGGCCATGAAGCCGACGAATCCGCCGGTCAACGGGGGCATCCCGGGGAGTGGGTCGGTCTGCAGGAGGCGCAATGACTCCGCGAGGACCTCGAGCGCGTCGCCGCCCTCGGGTGCGCCGACGGGCACCGACCCCCACCAGTGCGCCTGTCCGTCGACGACGGTCAGGGCCGATGGTGCGCCCGCGCCGATGAACGACCATCGGGACCAGGACCGCCCGTTCTCGGCGGACTCCAGCAGGAAGGTCCCCGGACGGTCGCCCGCGAGTTTGCGATAGGCCGACAGCGGCGTCTCGGAGTCGGCGAGGACCTTACGCGTCACCGGTACGACGCGGTGATCGCGCGCGAGGTCGAGGAACTCGGCGAGAGTCGTGGTGTCGGCGGCCCCGCCGGTGGTGGCGGTCATCCGAGCGGCTCGCCGCCGACGCCCCACTGATTACGCGGAACCTCCGTGATCGTCACCCAGACCGAGTCGGGGTTCTTGCCGGTTGCCTTGGCATAGGCCTCGGTGACCGCGGCAATCGTCTCGCGCTTGACGCGATCCGACAGTCCCGGCGTCTGCGAGATCTGGATGAGGGGCATGGACGCACCGCCTTTCGAAGGTCTCGAGCTGTGGCGTGTCCCGGAGTTCGCACCCGGGACTCGTGTCTCGGGTCTATTCTGCTGGGTCCGTCGAGCCCGACCCGGATTCGGCCCCGGAACCCGGCGCCGCGTCGATCCCGAACGTCAGCGACTCGGTGTCGAAACAGCTGTGGTTGCCGGTGTGGCAGGCCGCGCCCACCTGGTCGACGATCAGCAGCACGGTGTCGCCGTCGCAGTCGATGCGGGCGTCGTGCACATACTGCGTGTGCCCGCTCGTCTCCCCCTTCACCCAGTACTCCTGGCGTGACCGCGAGTAGTAGGTCCCCTTCCGGGTGGCGAGCGTGCGCTCGAGCGCGACGTCGTCCATCCAGGCGACCATCAGCACCGTCCCGGTGCTGCGTTCCTGCGCCACCGCGGTGAACAGGCCGTCGGCGTTGCGTTTGAGGCGTGCGGCGAGATCGGGATCGAGTGCCATCAGCGACCTTCCGGATCGGTGCGGGAGGGGACGCGGCGTGTCATCGGACGGTGATCCCGGCGTCGCGCATGGCCGTCTTCACCTGGGCCACGGTGAGTTCGCCGAAGTGGAAGACCGAGGCCGCGAGAACGGCGTCAGCGCCCGCCTGCACCGCCGGCGCGAAATCGTCGATGCGGCCGGCGCCGCCGCTGGCGATGACCGGCACCGACACCGCGGCGCGTACGGCAGTCAGCATGCGCAGGTCGAAGCCCTGTTTGGTGCCGTCGGCGTCCATCGAGTTGAGCAGGATCTCGCCGACACCGAGGTCCTGCCCACGGACCGCCCACTCGACCGCGTCGATCCCGGTGC
The genomic region above belongs to Gordonia hongkongensis and contains:
- a CDS encoding TIGR02234 family membrane protein; translation: MTSDESGAAAGPDVEAIRRKSVRRRQVVAALLMAAAAAAFWGASRLTWATVSAEDGLSPQRAFEVNGGDWSPWLTPLALVYLAGILAALSVRGWALRVVAILVAVGGLLAAFPAISLITGGTDSAYAAEAGSIPDRYIVLFVDTNPLAAVVVLAGTVCAVGAAVMLLRVAKGATRSSKYTTPAARREEIETEIFADYERRKAAEQNEDSAAAEPDATRSGSAKPGTSGRADDPGPAAEPTPPGANERMMWDALDTGIDPTDPNDPDRR
- a CDS encoding anthranilate synthase component I, with product MTATTGGAADTTTLAEFLDLARDHRVVPVTRKVLADSETPLSAYRKLAGDRPGTFLLESAENGRSWSRWSFIGAGAPSALTVVDGQAHWWGSVPVGAPEGGDALEVLAESLRLLQTDPLPGMPPLTGGFVGFMAYDMVRRLERLPETTVDDLGLPDMMMVLATDLAAVDHHEGTITLIANAVNWDGSDERVEDAYADALDRLDRMTEALAAPAPSTVSTFDRPRPEFAAQRSLAEYSEIVTDLVGEIEAGEAFQVVPSMRFEMDSDADPLDVYRVLRASNPSPYMYLLRMPGTEEHSDTGSPDAIARKPFTIVGSSPEALVTVADGVATTHPIAGTRWRGATEEEDQLLGKGLIEDEKENAEHLMLVDLGRNDLGRVCVPGTVKVSDYRHIERYSHVMHLVSTVSGTLRDDKHALDAVTACFPAGTLTGAPKVRAMELIDEHEMTRRGLYGGIVGYLDFAGNADTAIAIRTALLARGKAFVQAGGGVVADSEPEYEYNEARNKATAVLNAVAAASTMRRVGENS
- a CDS encoding tautomerase family protein, coding for MPLIQISQTPGLSDRVKRETIAAVTEAYAKATGKNPDSVWVTITEVPRNQWGVGGEPLG
- the hisI gene encoding phosphoribosyl-AMP cyclohydrolase; the protein is MALDPDLAARLKRNADGLFTAVAQERSTGTVLMVAWMDDVALERTLATRKGTYYSRSRQEYWVKGETSGHTQYVHDARIDCDGDTVLLIVDQVGAACHTGNHSCFDTESLTFGIDAAPGSGAESGSGSTDPAE